In the Streptomyces sp. SJL17-4 genome, GGGGGCGGAGGCCGAGGGGGCGGAGGCGCCAGGGGCTGGGGGGCCGGGGGTTGGAACACCGGGGGCTGGGGCGCCGGGGGCGGAGGCCGAGGGGGCCGCCGGGCGGGGCCGGTCGAGGCGGCGGATCTCCATGGTGCGGTCCTCACCGACGGGACCTTGGCGGTAGCCGCCGTCGCCGTCCTCGGGCTCGCGCTCACCGCCGCGGCCCCCGCCCGCGTTCCCTTCACGGATCGGCGTGGCGGCGCGCGCCCAGGCGCGCTCCGCGCGCTCCCAGTCGGTCGCGAGGCCCGCCGGGTCGCTTCCGGTCACCTCGGCGAGCGCCACGACCGCACCCCGGGGCGCCGGCTGACGGGCGTTCAGATACGTGTCCCAGGCGGACCGTTCGTGCCCGGTGCGCTCGGCGACGGCCGTGACGCCGAGGCCGCTGCGGTCGATGAGGCGGCGGAGCCGTTCCGTGAACGCGCGGACATCCGGATCGAGTTCCTCCGGCAGCGCCTTCCAGCCAGGCATGGCGGTCCCCCTTGTCCCGTGCCTCCCGCGTCTCCCCTGCTCCACCGAAGGATGGCAGGTCCGGGGGCGATGCGCGCCCCGGATGCGCAGCCGAGGTACCGGAATGGTCACTTCCGTGCCACAGGGCCCGGTCGAACCTTGAATCAACCTTGGCACGTACATGACCCTTGATCACAGCGGCGCCCGCCCTCCCACGGGGGAGAGGGCGGGCGCCGCGTCACGTACCGTCCGGGTCGTCCGGGCGTCGGGTGAGCCTCAGGTGACCGTCAGATGGAGGACGTCCTCCAGGAACGGGATCTTCAGCCAGGGCCTCGGCTGCACCATGAGCGCGAGCAGCACGATCAGGCCACCCATGACCCCGTACGTGATCATGTCCGTGAAGCGGGACCGTACGGCGAGCATGCCCACCGAGGGCAGCACCCGGCGCAGCACGGCCCCCACGAGGAGCGCCGCGCCGACCAGCATCGTGCCGATCCGGAAGGACTGCCAGAAGGCATCCGTCCCGACGACGAGCAGACCGATCCCGGCGAGACCGAGCACGGTGAGCAGCGGCCACTGGCGCGCGGGCGCCGGGGCGTCACGGGGAGCCGCCCGGCCGCCGCCCTCGGGCCGCGCGGTGTCGGTGGTGAGGCTGGGCGCGGGCCGCTTCCAGGCCTGTGCGCCCCCGGCCTGGGCTCCCCCGGCCTGAGCACGACCGGCCTGTGCGCCCCCGGCCTGAGCACCACCGGCCTGAGCACCCCCGGCCTGAGCACCACCGGCCTGGGCACCCCCGGCCGAGGCGCGTGAGCCCGAAGGCACCGCGCTCCCGTTCTTCGACGGGCCGTCGGCCGCCCCGTCCGGGGTCCCGGCTGTGCCCGGGGTCCCGGGGGTCACGTCAGAGCGCCGCGGCCGCGCGCTCGGCGGCCTCGACGACGTTGACGAGGAGCTGGGCGCGGGTCATCGGGCCGACACCGCCGGGGTTCGGGGAGATCCAGGCGGCCACCTCGGCGACGCCCGGGTCCACATCGCCGACGATCTTGCCCTCGCCGTTGCGGGAGACGCCGACGTCGAGGACGGCCGCGCCCGGCTTCACGTCCTCGGGCTTGATCAGGTGCGGCACACCGGCCGCCGCGACGATGATGTCGGCGTTGCGCAGGTGCGCCGACAGGTCCCGGGTGCCCGTGTGGCACTGGGTCACGGTCGCGTTCTCGGAACGGCGGGTGAGGATGAGCGGCATCGGGCGGCCGATGGTGACACCACGACCGACGACCACGACCTCCGCGCCGTTGATCTCCACGCCGTGCGCGCGGAGCAGCGTGATGATGCCGTTCGGCGTGCAGGGCAGCGGGGCGGGCTCGTTGAGGACGAGCCGGCCGAGGTTGGTCGGGTGCAGACCGTCGGCGTCCTTGGCCGGGTCCATCAGCTCCAGGATGCGGTTCTCGTCGATGCCCTTGGGGAGCGGGAGCTGCACGATGTAACCCGTGCAGGCCGGGTCCTCGTTGAGCTCCCGTACGACCGCCTCGATCTCCTCCTGGGTGGCGGTGGCGGGCAGCGTGCGCTGGATCGAGGCGAGGCCGACCTGCGCGCAGTCGCGGTGCTTGCCGGCCACGTACTTCTGGCTCGCCGGGTCGTCGCCGACCAGGACGGTACCGAGTCCGGGCGTGATGCCCCGCTCCTTGAGGGCCGCCACACGGACGGTCAGATCGGACTTGATCGCGGCTGCGGTGGCCTTGCCATCGAGAATCTGGGCGCTCATGGAGACATCCTCCCGGATGACCCCCGCCTTGTTCCAATTCGCTCGTGCCGGGCGTCCGGTCACACGGAGCGACGGGTTGCACTTGCACAACTCCGATGCGTATCGACTGGACAAAAAGTCGACGTTGCGACCACGATGATCGGCGAAGTACCGCGGAAAGTGCCGGGGGGAATCCGCTCACATCCCGTGAAGAGTCCTCCGCGCGGGCCGCGTCGTCCCCGCACAGAGAAATTCACGGAGGAAACCGCGATGAGCTTCGGTGACCCGAACAACCCGTACGGCCAGCAG is a window encoding:
- a CDS encoding DUF3017 domain-containing protein; the encoded protein is MTPGTPGTAGTPDGAADGPSKNGSAVPSGSRASAGGAQAGGAQAGGAQAGGAQAGGAQAGRAQAGGAQAGGAQAWKRPAPSLTTDTARPEGGGRAAPRDAPAPARQWPLLTVLGLAGIGLLVVGTDAFWQSFRIGTMLVGAALLVGAVLRRVLPSVGMLAVRSRFTDMITYGVMGGLIVLLALMVQPRPWLKIPFLEDVLHLTVT
- a CDS encoding bifunctional methylenetetrahydrofolate dehydrogenase/methenyltetrahydrofolate cyclohydrolase encodes the protein MSAQILDGKATAAAIKSDLTVRVAALKERGITPGLGTVLVGDDPASQKYVAGKHRDCAQVGLASIQRTLPATATQEEIEAVVRELNEDPACTGYIVQLPLPKGIDENRILELMDPAKDADGLHPTNLGRLVLNEPAPLPCTPNGIITLLRAHGVEINGAEVVVVGRGVTIGRPMPLILTRRSENATVTQCHTGTRDLSAHLRNADIIVAAAGVPHLIKPEDVKPGAAVLDVGVSRNGEGKIVGDVDPGVAEVAAWISPNPGGVGPMTRAQLLVNVVEAAERAAAAL